The DNA sequence CGTATTTTTGTACTCAGTTCCCAAGCAAGGTGGAGATTATTATGTTCCTTTGCAATAATAACATAAGCTTTGGCAAGGGTCATTTGCTCTGCTAATTGTCTGGCATATGATCTTGCACTCAATATTTCTTCAGTAAAATTTCGGTTCGTATGAACAACCCTGTCAATTCGTGGGTTTATCTCCTGGAAAAGGCagtaataaatattcttataAAAGTCAGGGCATTCTCTCACAGCAAGATTAGTGAAAAACTGCTTTAAGACAGAACTGTATCATCAAAGTCCACAAAATTGCCTTTTCAATTCTGATAACGATAAAGGAAATTCAGGCGCTATACATTGAGCTGTATGGTTGAGTCAATCCAAAAATTCCACCCTTATTTGCTTAGTAATCTATTGTTGAAACTTCACTTAATATATACGGACAGTTGGAACTGAAAAGATCATAGCTTTGGTTGCTGCCTCAAAAGCAGCATTAGCATATCgacaaaattaaattgcaaCTTCAATTTATGAACATCACAGAATTTGCGTAATGCAGATAAAATTCTATTGAGCAGCAGACACCACATGATGAACGCCCCCCGATTAACAGTAGTACCCATCTAGCATTGACTAGTTTTCTCATAGAACATACCaaggaaaattaattataggaCTATCAGCTCAGCAGTATGACACATGATTTTCCAAAATGTAAACATAAATaagatataaatttgaatgacCTTACATGGTTGCATTATACAAAAGATTTTCACTACTAgaacaattttcaatttgacATCGACTTAAAACAGAATGGTGCCCTACCTATTTCATATCTAATTCCAAAGCCCTAAAGTAGAAACTCGAAGAATATTGAAGGACGTCCGAAGGTAATAGCACAACTCACAAACCAATTGAATATTACTCTCTGATCTAGAAGCTAGAAGCTCAAAAAAGAGAGACGGTAATCTTGTATTACTAAATGACTTCACCTTCCGCCAAAGATCACTCATTTCAATAAACAATGTTTAGTGGTATTATCTGAACAGTGTTCAGTTTTCTATTTTCCAGAGAAACACTCAGTTGCGGCCCAGCCAGGTAAAGGTCATAAATCAGGCAGAGGTTTGCCAAAAGATCTGTCTAGCTTACCTCACTGCATAGGTTGGAGCACAGACCTAAAATACTAGTACCACATAGAGCCATGAGGTACGATCCTCATCTCGATGATTATGCTGAACAACAAACAGAGCAAAACCTGCAATCAAGAACAATAGAAGCAGCGCCCAGATCCACCACGAAAACCTCCTCCGAACCGGGCGCCGAAGGTCGGCCGCCCGACGGCGCATCTCTCAAAGAAGCAGCTAAATCAAGATCCCACCAATCAATTTCCCTCAAAATCAACGACTCCACGCAAAACAAAACACGAGCGGCCCCTCCCAAATGCAGTACTCTGCAATTTCAATTCGTGGGTCTCGGTGATTCTGTATATATTTGGGTCCCAATTAGAGAAAATTGTTTTTCACTCACACATGAATGCCAGCTTTGTTTACTGAGGGTGAGTGAGTGTGCAAACAAGGTGAGTTGGCATTTCTAGTTTTGTTCATCAACCAAAAAAAGGGATCGATTTTGGGTAAATCAAATGAAGATTAGATGGAGGGATTCGCAGAGAGTGTAGAAATTCCCACAAAGTCTTCACCTTTggatttcatcattttttcgtGTTGTATTTCTTGATATTTGAAGAAGATGGTAATAATACTGCATAAAACTGAAAATGATGTTAAAATggatattataaatatattctgtAATTGCAAGTTGAAATATGAGAACTTTAAACAATCATATTTTGTAAATGTTGGAAAGTTTTAATGAAATGTCggcaaaaattaaatgtgaaatcACATGGCAAGGTTAAACTAAAGTacatctctctctcctaataacgttttattatttgtaccaaaagaaaaagtgctttcctttattaaattaacttaattaataatttgaaaataatggTGTTAAAGATTATGAGCATCTGCATCTTAcgattcaaaattattataattggaattagacgattcaaaaatattataattgaagcCAATAAGGGCGGTTATGCTTTGATAACGCCTAGTTATGTTTTAATCTTGCATCACTCTATATGTAGATCGAGTATAGTGCATAGGATATAGAGAGTGTGTAGAGAATGAATTCAATCGAAATCCATAGGTTGACTCGGGTAGCCGGCAATGCAATATAGTTTGAGTTGCAAATTTATAAGTCCCCAAAAAAATCCCAACTAGAATAACACTTACTAAATGGCTCGCAATTCGATAGGATTGGCTCAAAAATAGTTCTATGTACAAAAATGTTCGAGGCAATGTATGATGATGGTTATTGATTGTCTCCTTAGCCTTGTTGAGACTTTTGACAATTTCATACTTCATTTTGTGATCATTATACAAGTTTCAACTTCTCTGAATTTGGATAATTTATTATCCAATAGGTCTCAGAGGTTTGATGAGATGAAGAAATTTGTTAAGAACTTAAGCAAGAAGCCAAAAGTTCTTGTGATGCTTTGTGGTAATTAGATATCCACCACATTTCTTGCTTTTCCTCACAGCAACTGTCATGCAATTAGCATTTTGGAAGCAATAATCTACAACATTGCTCTGAGTTGCCTTTCTCATCCAAATCCACAGGTGCCAAAATGGCTCGTTTCGTCGTCCCAAAATGAGCAACGAGACCCTCAATTGTTCCGCTGCTTCAACAATTACCGCTCCCTTCTCCTTTCCTTGTCGAATAATGATATCAACGTGCACCTCGGGTCTTCTTAGTTGGCACATATTTTTTGTGGCTTGAAGTAGATGATACACCCTTTGATCCATTTCCCTATCTGAAAATGGTATAATATTTGTTATGATAGTTAGAAAGTGTGACAATTGTTGATTGTGCAGGGGAATTAAGTACCTTTGGTGGCATTGGCAACATGTAAGAGAATGATCATACCACGGTTTTGAGCCGTGTGTGAAAGCAGCCACTCGAGAGCACCTTGCGTTTCGTGGCTAGAATCAACCACAACCATGACTCTGTTGCTGGATTCGGACTCTGGCATGTACTTGTTAATACTCAAGTCGAGGATCTCGTGGGATAGGAGGTGGTCGGATTCCTCTTCGGCTCTTGTGAGATTAGCATCTTGGTCGTAGTGTTGAAAAGGCATGCGGACGTGGATGCCAACGAGAGCTGCAGCACGGCTCATACACGAGCCCGACATCCTCGTCTTGTTTTGGAGGTGAGTAAGAATcgaatgtgtgtgtgtttgaaaATGCCCTTgctttatatattatatacacTACTAAGCTAGATAGTTTGTGGAgaaattgtacattaaaattagaatgGTGATGTGTTGATTAGTTTTGTTTCTTTGTCCTTTTTTTCATAGGCTGGTGGTTGTGGAAATAATTAGTGTTGAAAAACATACACATAGAGAGATTAGCACTGTCGGCGGACTTCTACTTCAATTTGCTCTAAGCTATGGGGTTGGGCCAACAGAGCCGAAGCCGGAACACCGCTTCTATGGTACTCACGGCCACTCCTCGACGAGCTGCACAATCTCccattttttagattttaatcaAATGTTATCGTtacaaatatttgaattaggCTAATTCATATAGAATATGCGTGCAACTAGGTTTGGTATGCTGGCATGAGTTGGCCAAATTCATACCATGTATTCAGGGGCGTAGCTGCATGAAGGGGAtaaggggcatttgcccctcctcaacatactttttttttttttttatcattttgttttataatttttcaattttttcaatttcctttATAAATGCCCCattataaattcttaaaatttctttacataaatatttttgcccCTTCTGAATTGAATTCTATGTATTTCAAACCTACGCACAACCGTGAACTGATAGAATGTGTAAAAAGATTACAAAACTCAGTATAATTATAGTcccaattatatttttaatttactcgAGTCAAATTcgactatattttaattttagatggTCTTGTTACGCTACTAGTCTCCAACTAATGGACACTAATTGCCCCATATAAAATCACCCGAccatcattttcttattttgatgCCTTTATTGAAGGAAGTAATGTTAAtctattagtagtattatataaaaaaacctaTCATTAATCAAGTAAAACAAGTtatcattaataattttatctctattatATATCCCTAGCTATCCATTTTCATTGGATGCCAACTGAGTTATTGAAAGATATATATTCTTCTAGAAGACCAAGAATGAAGACAACTAGCAAGtattatgaaatttctatGCCATGATTGACGACTCCTTAATTGGTAATTGATCATTACAAGACAACATGTTATAGGACTTCAAACGACTGGTTTTATATATGTCCCCTATGTCATGTTCTCACATATAGTCGTCTTAGccataatttaatcatttaatgTAGTGAATATGACACAAGAAGCATGCgtccaaaaatattactccatccgtccggcactaagagtctcatttgaaTTCGAtatgggttttaaaaaatataaaagaaagagGATTGAAAAAGACAGTGAAATATGATAtccatttataaaatgagtagcataaattagtggaatatgagatttaatttactatttataataaaagttaattaagaCTTCTAATTGCTGGCGGATTAAAATATAGACGGGAattcctaatggcggacgtaTGAGtagtaattagtaaataaagaTAAGATATGGTTCAAGAGTAAATTGCAAAATGTATTGTTACATTGCAAAGACgtattgtaatttgtataCACATATACGGATAAATCAGGAATGGCGCGTGTGTCGAAGTCAATACACAACAATTATGTGAATATAAACTAGAATGGAAATtggatttaatatattaaaagaattaaGTGGCTGTCAATCTATCAACTATTAGTAGAATTAAACTTtttgataatatataaaattagtgttcaaaatacatgaatttccATGTATTCTAAAATATCCCACACAAACTTTGGTTGAGCTAAAATGACGTGACATTAGAAGTTCATAATATGTGGCATTGGAATAGATAAAAGATGAagttagtgaaaaaaattgtttgatataTGAGAGAGAAGACAAAGTGAATGAGTAAGGTGAAGaagtaaagtggaaaataaaattataagcacttattttaaaaatttaatagtcACTTactatatgtattttaatcTGTAGAAAAGTCAacatttttaatcttttctcCCAATAAGTTGCGTGATAAACGGTAATATTATATTAgcaagtactccctccgttactaattataaaaaaaattattgtccCAAATTATAGTCTCTCATCCCATTTCCTTTGCAAAAATGGTTTTTTAAGTAACTACAAAAAATGACAAACTGTTATATGTAACTTTGCTTATTCTTTCTCAATTACAATAGTAAATTTTTACagattttttatattcccTACAGTTATTAGGGATAAAAAGTATAAATTTAGCAAAAAGATATTGACGAAATATTACATCTTTTGTCAGGAAATATTGCCGAAACCACTTTCCATTTAATATGTAAAACCAAAATCTGCTATTACTTCTCTCTCCattcttcaaagttcaaacaGTAGTTGATGAatgtaaaactaaaaaaacacCATCCTATGttgcaattttaaatttcttctatatCAATACAGACAATAGTCACGATACTCTTTATAAATAGCACCAACACATACAAAAATGTACAGTAAATAACAAGACATCTATATTGTAGCAGTCCATATACATGGTTAAAGAGAGAACTGATCCATTATCATTCCTTAATAAGGTACACACATTAGTTTCcaaaaacacatatattaCCATATATGAGCAATATTCATCACATGATACTAACTTATTCATGCAGCAAAACTATGTTcacttctctctcctctccaAAATACAAATGTTCTTTTTAGTAATATCTAACTAcacaatatatacatatataatagtTATATACAGCCAAGTCAATATTATACATGGTCgatatatgttatataatGATGGATCTATGAAACAAAACTTGTGGGGTTCGATACAGAAATGAACCCCAGCCCCAAATAGTTGGATAGAGATGTCATACCCTAGAGTCAGCGGAAGCTCCAAAAGCTGAAGTTATTGGAGATTTCCGGCCTCATGGGCTCCCGACCCCATCTAGATCCGTCAtcgtatatatatagttagaTCTGTCCGTTTTGCCCTTGCATGTGGATGTGGTGACAAGGTTCACTTTGACCAACGTCGCCCTCGTTCTCATACGATTCACtgcatacacacacacacacattatAGTTAAACATATACTAATagtaagaaaatgaagaaataaaatacaaggaattaattaattaaccttGTGTTTAAAGAGTCAAGACACAGCGTAATCCTGTAGTGATTTTGGGCTTCAAATGGTGGAGTTGATTCTTTcgccttctccttctccttctccttctccttctccttcatcTGCTTACACCATCAATACATCAAATGcatcaatataatttttaagttttcaGCTGAGAAACAAAGAATGTCtaattttcaacaatattatTGCATTAGGATGTACTCCTAGAAAGTTTGGCATAAATTACCTTTGCTGAAAGCAAGTTGTTTTGCTCCTGCAATGCCTTGTCCTGACACAATTTTGTGTGGATGTGAGCAGTCATcgaaattgatatatatgcaGCTCTTGAGTCTCAATTTTCATATTGAATTTATATGGATACATAGTAACATAAGGTCTTTATATTAGGGTATGTTGCCACAGAAACTAATAGTATGAAGTTTGTTTAACTTGCAACCCTACAAAATAGCCAATTactatatcataattttgacatttGTCTCAATTGTCCCATTAATTAGATTTGGAGGAAAATTATTTAGAAACCAAAATACTTTACTCTAAGACTAATCttatattattctataatttttatactaaaatcaAGGACTTTGTGAGTGATATACAAACTTGCAAAAGAATTATCAATCTACATCATACACAATTTCCTCCAAACACAGATAAATGGGACGATtgagaaaaatgtcaaaattatgatatattgtAATAatggactatttttttaaagttacgAGATTGACCAAAATTCAActaaacttcataatttttccatcaatttgcCCATTAGATTAATTGCAAATGATACGCATTCTCCAACAccaacacaaacaccatataTCAAAGTAAAGTAGtggtattttaatttcaaaatctccaacaccaacaccaacaCCAAAGAGTATAACAATAGCAAAtccttttcatttatatttgcaATTTCTATTAACTTCAATCAAACTTTTGTACATACAGAAGTCCAAGTAGTGCACACATTTCTACACAATTCTTATAAACTTCTAAGTTACTCTTGGACTTTGGGGAATTACATTCATGAATACACAGTattatctctctctccacaCACACATTTTTCATGTATTTTCCATGTTTAGTTTTCTAATGCTTTAGTTTCTATGCCCATAAAAGTTCAGATAACCAACAGAATATGTAGTTCACTAAACTATCAATGATCAAATATGGAAATGTCAATAATGAGCATACATATCATGAATAAAAATGCTACAGTACTACATATGAAGAAGCTATATCTATTATTTTAGACACAAAGCATAGAATATTCTTAAGATTATTGATTAAGCCCTCACCTTCTTATGCATCATTGAAATGGACTCATTCATGAGATGGTTCTGCCAGAAAGAAATTCCCAATAtcaaatacttaaaaaaaatatttacgtTCATTAGAAATTCGAGTGGCCATAGATTACAAGAGCTTAATTACCTTTTGAGACCTAAGTTTTTTCAAAGAAGCATCAAGTTGATGCTCAAAGTTCTGCAACTCCTTCATACTCAGACATTCCAAGTTGTCTCCTGATAAATTCCTACTTACACTAAATGTCATTAAATTCTTGTGTTGAAGACTTGAAGACAAATCAAAAGCAGACTGAGTCATCTATTACATCATTGTGCAATATCTCCTATCACATTTATGAATGATTACCAGATTCACCACATGATAAGAGACATAGAagtatttgtttgtttatggaaaattttcatttttcagtaCATTCAAATAATACCGTACTAATCATTTTTGTGGATTTCTATAGCCAAAATTTGGTAgctttctaaaatttattggCATGTGGTAATTATCTATAGTGAGAGATACTGCAAAATAAGAACAAACACTAACTTgattatcatatatatatacctgtTATTCTTTTGCAAGACCTCCACTCTAGTCTTAAGCTTACCAAGTTCTACATTCCAGCTTCCCTGCTCAATATTACTCGTCTTAGTCAAAACTCAATAGAGTTTATATCCATATTTGCTATAACACTGAAATACAAGGTTAATACCatctttataaatatatactacataGTATTGGTCCTTATAACCACAATCTTTGACcgaaatttgatatttctcaCAAACTTGAAATTTGGTTGCAAAATCATGAACTTAGGCTTTGTAGTGAATTTCTCACGAATTTAGAGTTTTCTTCAATGGAAATTTACTTCAAGACctaagttcatgatttttgtaACTAAATCTTAGGTTCATGAGAAATACCAAATTAGGtcaaagtttgtgattttaggGCTAGTAaccttttttaatatttattcttatcATTTACCACACaaagtttcatatttaaagGATATTCAGTTCAAATTTTTCTCATATTAAGCTAAATGTGtatagtttaatattttatgtacttTATCAAAAGATACTAGATCCAAATAATCTCATATTTGCGTCtaattaatacccctattggcTATTACTTGACATATGGATTACTAATATTCAGTATATGTCAAATATGAGACTTAATAATGTTAGTACTTGGGAATTGAAGAACACTGTTTGACTTTAGTActgtaaaattataaactttcaTGAACAAAAATTGATCATAACATAGACACAAGTCTTCCCGCAATAGTTCGTAATATtgagttcatgatttttgctAATAAATTcacagaaaatatcaaattttggcCATGGTTTTTAGGTTTTGATACAACTTTTCAAGCATTACAACTCCACCATCTAACTTGTTTCTTTGTTTATGATTGTTATTACAACGTCGTTTTAGATTTactgataaaatgaaatagattTATCAATCTAAAAACTGAGGAATATTGTAATTGCAATTGaagattataataataatcataacaATATAAGGTGTTCATGAATTTATAATGTTTCAGAAATCCTGTAAGAGTGATAAAGTCAGATAaatattggattttttttacaataaagctgtaataataatatgtactATTACTAGTCTACTATTGATAATACGTACAGGAGATTGAAGATCAGGTGGCTTCCGCTCATCAGCAGACGAACATCTTTTATAACGGTCGAGGATTCTTTCCATGCTGCAAATTCGACCAACGTATTTAAGACaaacatcaaaacaaatacttcaaacaatatgtttagtaaaaaaaataaaattaaaaggtgaaaTCAAGTTTATACTCACTCGTTTATAAAACTATCAGCTATATTTTCTGAAAATATGAGTTTGCATGATTGTGGCAAGGAATAGAAGatatggaaacaaaatatttatacagaaattaaaaatgtcaagaCAAGTTCtgtttgatataaaaaaatcatgtacaaAAAATTCACAATAAGTACATAGGTTCAAATCTCATTATGGCAACTCATTCTTAAATTTCTTGTACAtgtaatttattgtatttatgCATTTGTAATTCGTATTTATGTGTCATTTTCAATTCTCATGTTAAATATAATGGGGAAGATGAAGTCAAGTGAATGGCCCTGAATTTGTGTGTAGTTTAAGggttatgatatatttatgtgGATTAAAATGGGCTTGGCCTCACCTGGGCTTGTGCGTCATTATATGACCAATAGGCTTGATTAATTAGCCCAAATTTGGGccactaaattaattaactgGTTTGGATAATGGATTTAATTCATTGACTCGATCATATATAAATCATTGTATTTCACTAAATATGAGgacaaaattatactagtactgAAAGCAAACAATAGAGTCAAATGTACATGtacattttcttgaaaaataagtGAATGATAATCATTGTCCTTAGTCCTTACATAAGAAAatcatttacttttaaaaatatgaagcagccatagtaaattttaattttgttatgataTGTTTAAGtgtatattttcattattaaagctgtgtatatattttcagtaaataataatattaaatacataaatatactactaataatcaaatttcattatgaTATTATTGGTTTAAACTTTAAAGTATTGTATGTAactgatttttaaataaataatgaggAAATATAACTTCAGTTCAAGTTTGAGTTAAATGGTGAAACTGAAGTTCGATTTGCTAAAATTGAAGatattttgagttattttcCTATAAAGTACATAAACAGGagagatatttatatttcctGAATAATATATCCATAAAAGTGGGGAAAGGGGATGAATATGAAGAGAAACAGTATGAGTTTCAGATCCAATAAAGTTATGTGGTAAAAAGCCACAAAAATCTGAAGAATCGGTCGTATATCCGTAGcgacaattttttcattagcTATTTATAGCTATTTGATTTACTTTCAAAAATGGTGAAACAAAAATTCACCGAATTTGGAATGAAA is a window from the Salvia hispanica cultivar TCC Black 2014 chromosome 1, UniMelb_Shisp_WGS_1.0, whole genome shotgun sequence genome containing:
- the LOC125205334 gene encoding uncharacterized protein LOC125205334, with protein sequence MSGSCMSRAAALVGIHVRMPFQHYDQDANLTRAEEESDHLLSHEILDLSINKYMPESESSNRVMVVVDSSHETQGALEWLLSHTAQNRGMIILLHVANATKDREMDQRVYHLLQATKNMCQLRRPEVHVDIIIRQGKEKGAVIVEAAEQLRVSLLILGRRNEPFWHLWIWMRKATQSNVVDYCFQNANCMTVAVRKSKKCGGYLITTKHHKNFWLLA
- the LOC125205320 gene encoding truncated transcription factor CAULIFLOWER A-like isoform X1 gives rise to the protein MGRGKVELKRIENKVNQQVTFSKRRSGLLKKAHEISVLCDADVGLMIFSSKGKLSEYATDSCMERILDRYKRCSSADERKPPDLQSPGSWNVELGKLKTRVEVLQKNNSVSRNLSGDNLECLSMKELQNFEHQLDASLKKLRSQKNHLMNESISMMHKKDKALQEQNNLLSAKMKEKEKEKEKEKAKESTPPFEAQNHYRITLCLDSLNTSESYENEGDVGQSEPCHHIHMQGQNGQI
- the LOC125205320 gene encoding truncated transcription factor CAULIFLOWER A-like isoform X2 — translated: MGRGKVELKRIENKVNQQVTFSKRRSGLLKKAHEISVLCDADVGLMIFSSKGKLSEYATDSCMERILDRYKRCSSADERKPPDLQSPGSWNVELGKLKTRVEVLQKNNRNLSGDNLECLSMKELQNFEHQLDASLKKLRSQKNHLMNESISMMHKKDKALQEQNNLLSAKMKEKEKEKEKEKAKESTPPFEAQNHYRITLCLDSLNTSESYENEGDVGQSEPCHHIHMQGQNGQI